The region TTTTTCGCATGCATACCGAAATAAATTGAAGAATTGGTTTTTATCTATCAAAGCTAAAACCCCAATTCTTCAACTCATTTCGGTATACCTTGATCTTAAATCACAATTTTTCCACTATTTAGTAGATTGCTAATGGAATGAAATAAAGATGATAATCAACCGACTTTTGACAGAATGGGCCGAAAAATGCCGCTCCCACCCTAAATTAAAAACACTGACGCCCCTTATCAATGCCATTGATTCTTTTATTGCCGAAGTCCCCCTCACGGCCAAAAACCCTCCCTTTATCCATGATCATTTTGATGTCAAACGGATGATGATGCTCGTCATCTTTGCCCTCCTTCCCTGCACCTTCATGGCGATTCTCAATAGCGGTGTCCAATCATTTATTTTTGGATCGGGCGATGCAAATATCATGAAGAGCTACCTTGAGGCCTCTCACTCCTTTTCCGGATATTTTTCGTTTGTCTATGCCCATTTTGGCTCGATTATTAAACTCGGGGCCATTGCGTTCCTTCCTATCCTTGCCATTTCATATATGGTAGGAGGTTTTTGGGAAGTGCTTTTTGCTACAATAAGGGGACATGAAATTTCAGAGGGATTGCTCGTTACGGGAATTCTTTATGCCTTGATTCTCCCTTCGACACTCCCTTATTGGATGGTTGCTGTTGGCGTTTCGGCAGGTGTCATTTTAGCAAAAGAAATTTTTGGAGGCACCGGGATGAATATTTTAAATCCCGCTCTAGCCTGCCGCTGCTTTCTGTATTTCGCCTTTCCCAATAAAATGACCGGTAACGTATGGGTAGGGACCAATCCAACGCATATTAAAAACAGTCTTATGACGATGAATCAGCAAATCGATACGACGTCTCTTGATGGTTTTTCCCAAGCAAGCTATCTCAACACAATGAGCATCGGCGATGAAATTAAGCGCATCCATATTGATGCAATCGGCGAGCATTGGAATCACCTCACTCCGACCAATGATCTTTTAGCACACCAATTCCAATTTTATCAAAAAGCACATGACTTATCACAAGCCCTACCCGACCTCAATATTCCTCAACTTCAATCATTCCTCACAGCCCCATTAAAAGAAGGGGGCCTTGCTCTAGCAAACGATGCCTTTGTGAATGCATACCACTTTGCCGAGCTCAAGTTTGGTCAGGGAATTATGAACGATGCCAATCTCTTTTTTGGCAACATGCTCGGATCCTTTGGTGAAACATCGAAATTCGCTTGTCTTCTCGGAGCTATTTTTCTGATCATAACCGGCGTTGCCTCTTTTCGAACCATGCTCTCTGTTGTCATTGGGGCTCTTTTTACGGCGGCTTGTTTCCAAATTGGAAGTCATGTCATTGGGCCCTATGGAGGTGCCTTTAACCCTGCAAAATTTGATTTTCCTGTTTTAAAACAACTTTTATTAGGCGGACTTGCTTTTGGACTTGTCTTCATGGCAACGGATCCCGTTTCTTCTCCGTATACCAAATCCGCCAAATGGGTTTATGGATTTGTGATAGGGGCTTTAACGATCATTATTCGACTGATTAATCCCGCTTTTCCGGAAGGGGTCATGCTCGCTATTTTATTTGGCAATGTCTTTGCTCCCTTGTTTGATCGCATGGCTCTAAAGCACTTTAGGAGGAAACGCAATGTCGCAAAATTCAGCTAAGTTTTCCAACCGCTATATTATTCTCTTTGTCTCAATCGTCTGTTTTATTTGCGCTTTGATCCTCTCTATTTTCGCCGCCGCCCTAAAGCCTTTGCAAGAGAGGGAAGAAATCCTTTATCAAAGCAAGCAACTGCTGATTTCCGCTAAGATTCTCAATGATGCCGGCTCTTTTTTAATTAAAAATGAAGCCGGCCAATATATTCCCGCGCATTTCGATCCAAAAGAACAAAAACTAATTCCCAATCCACCCGGCACTCATTATAAGGCGAGTAAAAATGATATTTTTTCTCTGCAGCAATTGCGCGTTGTTCCTCATCTAACTGATATCCAAGGAAATGTCTTTTCTTTTAAAGAAAAGAAAATCGATTACGAAACCTATTTAAAAGAACATCAAAAATACGGTTATGCCGACTTGCCCAATAAGCTTGTCTATTTTATCTATCCCAATATTGCAACATCCTTGCTAAAAAAAGAACTCGATCAACTCACTCCCATAGGATATGTCATTCCTATCAATGGCTATGGATTATGGGATGCCATTTATGGGTATCTTGCGATTGAGGCCAATGCCAATACGGTCATCGGAACCACTTGGTATGATCAAAAAGAGACACCCGGCCTTGGCGCTAATATTGCAACGCCTCAATGGCAAAAACAATTTTATGGGAAACACATTTTCCGCGAAAATGCACAGGGCCAAACCAACTATCAAACATCTAAGCTAGGCATTACAGTTGTGAAAACGACGGTTAAAGATGAACTCGGGGATTCGCCCTTTGCCATCAGTGCCGTAGATGGCATTGCCGGAGCGAGTGAAACACGCAAAGGCGTACAAGCAGCCTACTTCGACTCGCTTGCCCCCTATCGCCCTTTTTTAATTAAAGCACACCAGCGCTACTTGGGAGAACATTCTCAATGAAAAAAAGACCTTCACTCCATGCCTTTCTCAATCCTCTCTGGCATGACAATCAAATTCTTGTCGCCGTGCTCGGAATCTGCTCAGCACTTGCGGTCACAATCAAAGTGAGTATTGCCCTAGTTATGGGAATCAGTGTGATGTTTGTAACCTCTTTTTCCTGTCTATTTGTCTCTTTCCTTCGCAAAAAGACCCCTGATAGCGTTCGAATGATTACTCAGCTTGCCATTATCTCTCTCTTTGTCATCATTGTCGATCAAATCTTAAAGGCCTTTTCTTATGAAATTTCAAAAACTCTTTCCGTATTTGTCGGCCTCATTATTACAAACTGCATTGTAATGGGCCGCTGTGAAAGCAATGCCAAAAACGTTACGCCCGGACCCGCTTTTTTTGATGGTCTTGGCGCTGCAACGGGGTATGCCTGCGTTCTTTTTATTATTGGCACCATTCGCGAAATTTTTGCTTTCGGAACCTTTTTAAGCCTCCAAGTCATCCCCTTAAGTTGGTATGCTTCCCCCCTATATCCCGATCGCTATGAAAACTCCAATATTATGGCCTTAGCCCCCTCAGCCTTTTTCATCATTGGCGGCATGATTTGGATTTATAATACAATCAATGACCGCACTTCAAGTAGTGTCAAAAAGTAGGAGATAAACAAGATGTGGATGGGCCCCTTTTCAATGATTAATCTGCTCGGATTGCTAATCCAGACCGTTTTTATTCAAAACATTTTGCTTTTCTATTTTTTGGGAATGTGTTCCTATCTCGCCTGCTCAAACAAAATCACAACAGCTAAAGGACTTGGTCTTGCAGTCACAATCGTTATTACCTTATCGGGAACGCTCAATTGGTTTGTCCATCAATTTGTGACAGGTCCCAAAGCGCTCTCTTGGCTCTCGGTTTTTGGAATTGACGGGAGTAAAATCGACTTAAGTTTTTTAGAATTCCTGATCTTTATTTCAGTCATTGCCGCCTTTGTGCAAGTGCTTGAAATCATTATTGAGAAGTTTACCCCATCCCTTTATCGCTCACTTGGAATGTATCTTCCGCTGATTACGGTGAATTGCGCCATCCTTGGAGCCTGCCTCTTCTCCGTTGTCCGCGAATACCCTTTCTTTGCCAACTTTATTTATGTTTTGGGATCAGGTCTTGGGTGGTGGCTTGCGATTGTCCTTATCGCCTCAATTCGAGAAAAATTGAGTTATAGCAATGTCTGTCCGGGTTTGAAGGGAATGGGAATTACCTTTGTGATGACCGGGCTCATCGCCCTTTCATTTATGGGATTTACAGGCATCGCCCTTGATACTATCTCCGAAGATGATACCTACCCCGAACTTGTCTCATCGATTGAACGGAGGCCAAGCTGCAATCTCCCTGCTTGAGCCGGGAATCCTAAGCGGCTAGCGGATAGTGATAGCCAATATTCCTTAACTGTCAAAAAATCTCCTCTATTCATGGAGGGGATTTTTTAATTGCGGATTAATCCATTTTTAGACGATATAGCCAACCCTCCCCTTCCGGGTCTTGATTGATTAAACTGAGATCGATCAGCAGCTTTTCATTCACCTCAGTCACTGTTCCTGAAAGAGGCGATGCAATATCTGTGGCTGCTTTGGTTGATTCTAATATGACGGCGCTATCATCTTTTTTTAGTTCTTGATGGATCTCGGGAAGTTCGAGATAAACAATTTCACCGAGTTCTTCTTGCGCTTGATGAGAAATACCAATGGTGGCAACCCCTTCATCGACTAAAATCCACTCATGTGTTTCCGTGTATTGTTTCATTTGGGCCTCGTTAAATGTAGATTTGCATAAAGCATCGGTGTTAAAAGCACCTGAAAATCGCGATTGGAAAGATGAAAGTGTTGCGGCTCTCCCTTAGCTCGATGAATCACTGTTGTAAAACCTATGAGCGAGACATCGATAGGGTCAAATCCATGCAAAATAGCAGAAGGGAGGGTGACTTTAAGTCGATATCCTTTGGAATGAAATTCCCTTTCAACTTGGATGGCACTTGGCTCGCATAGCTCATGTTTATCCTCTCCTCGAAAGCGTGTAATTTCAAGCGCGCTCGTATCGAGATCCGCTGCTGCCAAAACAAGAAAGTGGTGACAAAAGCGATGGATCGCCCTAGCGTCTTTTAATCCCCTCGTATCTATACAAATTTCAACGCAATCGCTTTTTTCAAAATTGGGGTATTCAGAGCAAGTAAACGGGACTTCAACATCATATAAAAACTGAAGCCCATGTTCACTCCAAGCTGCAGCACATTGAGCAAAACGCTCCTCATTGAGCATTTCCCCTAAATCTAAGAGAAGATGCTTCCCCTTGAAAGCTCCTTTAAAATCCAAATCTTTTGCATAAGGCACCTCTACGGTCATATCAAAAAAAATGGCAGGCGATAACGGGAGAAGATCTTCAATACTCATGAAGGATCAACTTCTTGCTCAGCGAAATGAATCGCATTTTGCAATTTCATTTCATTGAGTAAATCTTTCATAACTACTTCTCTTGCTTCTTCGCATAGCAACCGATATCCCTCATCTATGGCCTTATTCTTCTCCTTTTCATCAATTTTTTTATCATCGACATGGAAGAAGGCAAGCCCTTGCCCCGGGAGAAGCGCAATAGAAGACCATTCGTCTTTTTTCATTCTAAAAACACATTCATCAAAGAGCGGAGATGGATGACTGCGGCTCAGTGTATGTTGTTTTGTCGTCAATCGGAATTGATTCTCAATCCCCTCTATTGATACCTCATCTTGATTGCTTGATTGCCTCTTTGCCAATGTTTCTGCAAAAAAATCATACATCCGGTATGCAGCAAGTTCATCAAGAGAAATAGATTCATCTAACGTGAGGCCTTGCTTTGTTTTTAGATAGGCTTGCAATTGGGCAATAATATCAAAAAAGACAAGACGCCCCACTTCTT is a window of Simkaniaceae bacterium DNA encoding:
- the nqrC gene encoding NADH:ubiquinone reductase (Na(+)-transporting) subunit C; translation: MSQNSAKFSNRYIILFVSIVCFICALILSIFAAALKPLQEREEILYQSKQLLISAKILNDAGSFLIKNEAGQYIPAHFDPKEQKLIPNPPGTHYKASKNDIFSLQQLRVVPHLTDIQGNVFSFKEKKIDYETYLKEHQKYGYADLPNKLVYFIYPNIATSLLKKELDQLTPIGYVIPINGYGLWDAIYGYLAIEANANTVIGTTWYDQKETPGLGANIATPQWQKQFYGKHIFRENAQGQTNYQTSKLGITVVKTTVKDELGDSPFAISAVDGIAGASETRKGVQAAYFDSLAPYRPFLIKAHQRYLGEHSQ
- the nqrD gene encoding NADH:ubiquinone reductase (Na(+)-transporting) subunit D translates to MKKRPSLHAFLNPLWHDNQILVAVLGICSALAVTIKVSIALVMGISVMFVTSFSCLFVSFLRKKTPDSVRMITQLAIISLFVIIVDQILKAFSYEISKTLSVFVGLIITNCIVMGRCESNAKNVTPGPAFFDGLGAATGYACVLFIIGTIREIFAFGTFLSLQVIPLSWYASPLYPDRYENSNIMALAPSAFFIIGGMIWIYNTINDRTSSSVKK
- the nqrE gene encoding NADH:ubiquinone reductase (Na(+)-transporting) subunit E, whose amino-acid sequence is MWMGPFSMINLLGLLIQTVFIQNILLFYFLGMCSYLACSNKITTAKGLGLAVTIVITLSGTLNWFVHQFVTGPKALSWLSVFGIDGSKIDLSFLEFLIFISVIAAFVQVLEIIIEKFTPSLYRSLGMYLPLITVNCAILGACLFSVVREYPFFANFIYVLGSGLGWWLAIVLIASIREKLSYSNVCPGLKGMGITFVMTGLIALSFMGFTGIALDTISEDDTYPELVSSIERRPSCNLPA
- the gcvH gene encoding glycine cleavage system protein GcvH; amino-acid sequence: MKQYTETHEWILVDEGVATIGISHQAQEELGEIVYLELPEIHQELKKDDSAVILESTKAATDIASPLSGTVTEVNEKLLIDLSLINQDPEGEGWLYRLKMD
- the nqrB gene encoding NADH:ubiquinone reductase (Na(+)-transporting) subunit B — translated: MIINRLLTEWAEKCRSHPKLKTLTPLINAIDSFIAEVPLTAKNPPFIHDHFDVKRMMMLVIFALLPCTFMAILNSGVQSFIFGSGDANIMKSYLEASHSFSGYFSFVYAHFGSIIKLGAIAFLPILAISYMVGGFWEVLFATIRGHEISEGLLVTGILYALILPSTLPYWMVAVGVSAGVILAKEIFGGTGMNILNPALACRCFLYFAFPNKMTGNVWVGTNPTHIKNSLMTMNQQIDTTSLDGFSQASYLNTMSIGDEIKRIHIDAIGEHWNHLTPTNDLLAHQFQFYQKAHDLSQALPDLNIPQLQSFLTAPLKEGGLALANDAFVNAYHFAELKFGQGIMNDANLFFGNMLGSFGETSKFACLLGAIFLIITGVASFRTMLSVVIGALFTAACFQIGSHVIGPYGGAFNPAKFDFPVLKQLLLGGLAFGLVFMATDPVSSPYTKSAKWVYGFVIGALTIIIRLINPAFPEGVMLAILFGNVFAPLFDRMALKHFRRKRNVAKFS